One window of the Parasphingopyxis algicola genome contains the following:
- a CDS encoding GNAT family N-acetyltransferase, with protein MKLIEIPPGHVAEVVTYLDMREKPKPAPLPSAPLRLTRWQPVDLAKYRILFERVGAPWLWYSRLVMEDEALDAVINHADIRFYAVEDRRGIEVGMIELDFREAKQCEIQFFGLVPELAGKGYGRWLMMQTLALAWQPDIGRVHLHTCTLDHPNALAFYRKMGFVPRGRAIETFPDPRLAGILPHDCAPHVPILEG; from the coding sequence ATGAAGCTGATCGAGATACCGCCCGGCCATGTGGCGGAGGTGGTGACCTATCTCGACATGCGCGAAAAACCCAAACCGGCGCCCCTGCCTTCCGCTCCGCTCCGCCTCACCCGCTGGCAGCCCGTCGACCTCGCCAAATACCGGATATTGTTCGAGCGGGTCGGCGCGCCCTGGCTCTGGTACTCGCGGCTCGTGATGGAGGATGAGGCGCTCGACGCTGTCATCAATCACGCCGATATCCGGTTTTACGCCGTCGAGGACCGGCGGGGTATCGAGGTCGGAATGATCGAGCTCGATTTCCGCGAGGCGAAGCAATGCGAAATCCAGTTTTTCGGGCTGGTGCCCGAACTTGCCGGCAAGGGATATGGCCGCTGGCTGATGATGCAGACCCTCGCGCTGGCCTGGCAGCCCGACATCGGCCGGGTCCATCTTCATACCTGCACGCTCGACCATCCCAACGCGCTCGCCTTCTACCGGAAGATGGGGTTCGTGCCGCGCGGACGGGCGATCGAGACCTTCCCCGATCCGCGCCTCGCCGGAATCCTGCCGCACGATTGCGCGCCGCATGTGCCGATACTGGAAGGCTAG
- the ychF gene encoding redox-regulated ATPase YchF, which produces MGFKCGIVGLPNVGKSTLFNALTETQAAQAANYPFCTIEPNVGKVAVPDPRIDRIAEIAGSAQKIETQLEFVDIAGLVKGASKGEGLGNQFLANIREVDAIVHVLRCFEDDDIQHVDNRIDPIADAETVETELLLADLESVEKRVENARRRATGGDKQAKTIASVLGQALDLLKDGKPARLTEPRDEEEARLFREAQLLTAKPVLYVCNVDEASAATGNEHSAQVFEKAKAEGAEAVVISAAIEAEIITMDPEDRPEFLADLGLEETGLARVIRAGYQLLDLITFFTAGPKEARAWTVARNAKAPQAAGVIHTDFERGFIRAETIGFDDFVACNGEAGARDAGKLRQEGKDYTVADGDVMLFKFNV; this is translated from the coding sequence ATGGGTTTCAAATGCGGTATTGTCGGCCTGCCCAATGTCGGCAAGTCGACCCTCTTCAACGCGCTTACGGAGACGCAGGCGGCGCAGGCGGCCAACTATCCCTTCTGCACGATCGAGCCGAATGTCGGGAAGGTCGCGGTGCCCGATCCGCGGATCGACCGGATCGCCGAGATTGCGGGATCGGCGCAGAAGATCGAAACGCAGCTCGAATTCGTCGATATCGCCGGGCTCGTCAAAGGCGCGTCCAAGGGCGAAGGTCTGGGCAACCAGTTTCTCGCCAATATCCGCGAGGTCGATGCGATCGTCCATGTCCTGCGCTGCTTCGAGGATGACGACATCCAGCATGTCGACAACCGGATCGATCCGATCGCCGATGCGGAAACGGTCGAGACCGAACTGCTGCTCGCCGATCTCGAATCGGTCGAAAAGCGGGTCGAAAACGCCAGGCGCCGCGCAACCGGCGGCGACAAACAGGCCAAGACCATTGCATCCGTGCTGGGACAGGCGCTCGACCTGCTGAAGGACGGCAAGCCGGCACGGCTGACCGAGCCCAGGGACGAGGAGGAAGCGCGGCTGTTCCGCGAGGCTCAGCTGCTGACCGCGAAGCCCGTACTCTATGTCTGCAATGTCGACGAGGCATCGGCGGCGACCGGCAACGAGCACAGCGCACAGGTCTTTGAGAAAGCGAAGGCCGAAGGGGCGGAAGCGGTCGTCATCTCGGCGGCGATCGAGGCGGAAATCATCACGATGGATCCCGAGGACCGGCCTGAATTCCTGGCCGATCTGGGCCTTGAGGAGACCGGTCTCGCCCGCGTCATCCGCGCCGGTTATCAGCTGCTCGACCTTATCACCTTCTTCACCGCCGGGCCCAAGGAAGCGCGCGCCTGGACGGTCGCACGCAATGCCAAGGCGCCCCAAGCGGCCGGCGTCATCCACACCGATTTCGAGCGCGGCTTCATCCGCGCCGAAACCATCGGGTTCGACGATTTTGTGGCATGTAACGGCGAGGCGGGCGCACGGGACGCCGGAAAATTGCGGCAGGAAGGCAAGGATTACACCGTCGCCGACGGCGATGTGATGCTGTTCAAGTTCAATGTGTGA
- a CDS encoding capsular polysaccharide biosynthesis protein, which produces MPDPVHHRIAARHLLVPGHGVAGIRHLGAFLPEVDRIDRRRSALAGSDAVAGWGYKPTAKRARAIAEQKGLPYIALEDGFLRSIGLGEAGAPPLSLIADDIGIYYDARSPSRIERLLEDGGWQTQEFLTRAGEAMRRIADYGLSKTNAAPRLERRLLPSTDRRRVLVVDQTYGDVSIEGGLADTRRFAEMLDTARRDEHGAEIIVRRHPAVAAGLKKGCIPGDALDGVTLLDSEARAADILAEVDAVYCVTSLMGFEALMLGKPVRCFGMPFYAGWGATQDQIHCERRTASRSVEEIFAAAYLLYSRYVDPISGTPTTLEATIDRLRDWRRIADRNAGHFAAIGFTPWKRAAVRNMLAGPRNSVRFHGSVGSATRDADARNGRILIWSGKEDAAKRDQLEHGRVPVWRMEDGFLRSRGLGSDFHLPASIVIDDRGMYFDRHDSSRLETILESAEFGPELLERAARLREKLVSAKISKYNVGGDVEIDAPEGRRSILVVGQVEDDRSIERGTADIRTNLGLLEAVRADHPDAFIVYKPHPDVETGNRAGRIPLEQCEALADQVVRHANIDACIAACDTLATMTSLSGFEALMRGKTVLTYGGPFYAGWGLTEDRLSFERRNRTLSLDMLVAGTLILYPRYIHPPTRLPCRPEEIVDWLADDAPDPGHKRLRWLRALWNSVSGAKPVQY; this is translated from the coding sequence ATGCCTGACCCCGTTCATCACCGCATTGCCGCCCGCCATCTGCTCGTGCCCGGGCATGGCGTCGCTGGTATCCGCCATCTCGGCGCGTTCCTGCCCGAGGTCGACCGGATCGACCGCCGCCGCTCAGCGTTGGCAGGCAGCGACGCGGTGGCCGGCTGGGGCTACAAGCCGACCGCCAAACGCGCCCGCGCGATCGCCGAACAAAAGGGCCTGCCTTATATCGCGCTGGAAGACGGGTTCCTGCGTTCGATCGGGCTGGGCGAGGCCGGCGCGCCGCCACTCAGCCTTATCGCCGACGATATCGGCATCTATTATGACGCACGTTCGCCCTCGCGCATCGAGCGGCTGCTCGAGGATGGCGGCTGGCAGACACAAGAGTTTCTGACGCGCGCGGGCGAAGCGATGCGGCGGATCGCGGACTATGGGCTGAGCAAGACCAACGCCGCGCCGCGCCTCGAGCGGCGGCTGCTGCCCTCGACCGATCGGCGGCGCGTGCTCGTCGTCGACCAGACCTATGGCGATGTCTCGATCGAAGGCGGGCTTGCCGATACCCGGCGCTTCGCCGAGATGCTCGACACAGCCCGGCGCGACGAACACGGCGCGGAGATCATCGTGCGCCGCCATCCGGCCGTCGCCGCCGGTCTCAAAAAAGGCTGCATTCCCGGCGATGCGCTGGACGGCGTTACCCTGCTCGACAGCGAAGCGCGGGCCGCCGACATCCTGGCCGAAGTCGACGCCGTCTATTGCGTGACGAGCCTGATGGGGTTCGAGGCGCTGATGCTCGGCAAGCCGGTGCGCTGTTTCGGCATGCCCTTCTATGCCGGCTGGGGCGCGACGCAGGACCAGATCCACTGCGAACGGCGGACCGCCAGCCGGTCCGTCGAGGAGATATTCGCCGCCGCCTATCTCCTCTATTCGCGCTATGTAGACCCGATCAGCGGCACGCCTACGACGCTGGAAGCGACGATCGACCGGTTGCGCGACTGGCGCCGGATCGCGGACCGCAATGCCGGGCATTTCGCCGCCATCGGCTTTACGCCCTGGAAACGCGCGGCAGTCCGCAACATGCTCGCGGGACCGCGCAACAGCGTCCGTTTCCACGGCTCGGTAGGCAGCGCGACACGGGACGCCGACGCTCGGAACGGCAGGATACTCATCTGGTCGGGCAAGGAAGACGCCGCGAAGCGCGACCAGCTCGAGCATGGTCGGGTGCCGGTCTGGCGGATGGAGGACGGTTTTCTCCGCTCGCGCGGGCTCGGCTCGGATTTCCACCTCCCCGCCTCCATCGTGATCGACGATCGCGGCATGTATTTCGATCGGCACGACAGCTCGCGGCTGGAAACGATCCTCGAAAGCGCCGAATTTGGACCGGAACTGCTTGAGCGCGCGGCGCGGCTGCGCGAGAAACTCGTATCGGCGAAGATCAGCAAATATAATGTCGGCGGCGATGTCGAAATCGATGCGCCCGAAGGCCGGCGCTCCATCCTCGTCGTCGGGCAGGTCGAGGACGATCGCTCGATCGAGCGCGGCACGGCGGACATCAGGACCAATCTCGGCCTGCTCGAGGCGGTGCGCGCCGATCATCCGGACGCTTTCATCGTCTACAAGCCGCATCCCGATGTCGAGACGGGCAACCGGGCCGGGCGTATCCCGCTGGAGCAATGCGAGGCGCTGGCCGACCAGGTCGTCCGCCATGCCAATATCGATGCCTGCATTGCGGCCTGCGACACGCTCGCGACGATGACCTCGCTCTCCGGGTTCGAAGCGCTGATGCGCGGCAAGACGGTGCTGACCTATGGCGGACCTTTCTACGCCGGCTGGGGGCTGACCGAGGACCGGCTCTCCTTCGAACGGCGGAACCGCACGCTCTCGCTCGACATGCTCGTCGCGGGCACGCTGATCCTCTATCCGCGCTATATCCATCCGCCGACACGCCTCCCGTGCAGACCGGAGGAAATAGTCGATTGGCTCGCGGACGACGCGCCCGATCCCGGCCACAAGAGGCTGCGCTGGCTGCGCGCGCTCTGGAACAGCGTGAGCGGCGCGAAGCCCGTCCAGTATTGA
- the petA gene encoding ubiquinol-cytochrome c reductase iron-sulfur subunit, translated as MATEDHVAQPASEQPEEEGVRRRDFLNIAAVSVAGVGGVIAILPLVNQMNPSADVLALASIDVDLSAIEPGQTIKTSWRKQPLFIRHLTEAEIEEARAVDVSELRDPQTLAERTAEGHEQWLISLAVCTHLGCIPLGAAAGENKGEFGGYFCPCHGSHYDTAGRIRKGPAPTNLVVPEYEFTSDTTVTIG; from the coding sequence ATGGCAACCGAAGACCATGTAGCACAGCCGGCCAGCGAACAGCCCGAAGAAGAGGGCGTGCGCCGACGCGATTTTCTCAACATTGCCGCGGTAAGCGTTGCCGGTGTCGGTGGCGTGATCGCGATTCTGCCGCTGGTGAACCAGATGAACCCGTCCGCAGACGTGCTGGCGCTGGCTTCGATCGATGTCGACCTTTCGGCCATCGAGCCCGGCCAGACGATCAAGACGAGCTGGCGCAAGCAGCCCCTGTTCATCCGCCATTTGACCGAGGCTGAAATCGAAGAGGCTCGCGCCGTTGACGTTTCGGAGCTTCGCGATCCGCAAACTCTTGCAGAGCGCACGGCAGAGGGTCACGAGCAATGGCTGATCTCGCTCGCCGTCTGCACCCATCTGGGCTGTATTCCGCTCGGTGCCGCGGCAGGAGAGAACAAGGGTGAATTCGGGGGCTATTTCTGCCCCTGTCACGGTTCGCACTACGACACTGCCGGCCGCATCCGCAAAGGCCCGGCTCCGACCAATCTTGTCGTGCCGGAGTATGAATTCACGTCCGACACAACCGTCACGATCGGGTAA
- the lipB gene encoding lipoyl(octanoyl) transferase LipB, with product MDANDIEWRVSPGLTAYPEALAEMEARAAAIRDGDARECIWLLEHPPLYTAGTSADPQELLSAERFPVYTAGRGGRYTYHGPGQRIVYVMLDLAKRGHDVRHFVHSLEGWMIASLADLGVAARRAEGRIGIWTGDGDAEAKVGAIGVRIRRWVSFHGFALNVAPDLAHFDGIVPCGIAEYPVTSLARLGKTTDMDAVDTAIRGQFSDFLKTLESSPKGG from the coding sequence ATGGATGCAAACGATATCGAGTGGCGCGTTTCGCCGGGCCTTACCGCCTATCCCGAAGCGTTGGCCGAGATGGAAGCGCGCGCCGCCGCGATCCGAGACGGCGACGCCCGCGAGTGCATCTGGCTGCTCGAACACCCGCCGCTCTACACGGCGGGAACGAGCGCCGACCCGCAGGAATTGCTGAGCGCCGAACGCTTTCCCGTCTACACGGCCGGACGCGGCGGCCGCTATACCTATCACGGGCCGGGCCAGCGGATCGTCTATGTCATGCTCGATCTTGCCAAGCGCGGGCACGACGTCCGCCATTTCGTCCATTCGCTGGAAGGCTGGATGATCGCGAGCCTGGCGGACCTCGGCGTCGCGGCGCGGCGCGCAGAGGGCAGGATCGGCATCTGGACGGGCGACGGCGATGCCGAGGCCAAGGTCGGTGCGATCGGCGTCCGGATCCGGCGCTGGGTCAGTTTCCACGGATTCGCGCTCAACGTCGCGCCCGATCTTGCGCATTTCGACGGGATCGTACCGTGCGGGATCGCCGAATATCCGGTGACGAGCCTGGCGCGGCTCGGCAAGACGACCGACATGGACGCAGTCGACACGGCGATCCGCGGCCAATTCTCCGATTTCCTCAAGACATTGGAATCGTCGCCAAAAGGCGGTTGA
- a CDS encoding MaoC family dehydratase: MIYFEDIEPGSKSAFGRYEVTREEVIEFASKYDPQPFHLDDEAAAKTHFSKIAASGWHTCAMAMRMIVGNMESNRQAGLGGAGVDELRWFRPVFPDDVLRCESEILDKTPSKSRPEMGSYRGRTTVFNQDDDAVLSFISIGLIRKRPQKE, translated from the coding sequence ATGATCTATTTCGAAGATATCGAGCCCGGCTCGAAATCCGCTTTCGGCCGCTATGAAGTAACGCGCGAGGAAGTTATTGAGTTTGCTTCCAAATATGATCCCCAGCCTTTTCATCTCGACGACGAGGCGGCGGCGAAAACACATTTCAGCAAGATCGCCGCGAGCGGCTGGCACACCTGCGCGATGGCGATGCGGATGATCGTCGGCAATATGGAAAGCAACCGGCAGGCGGGGCTGGGCGGCGCGGGTGTCGACGAATTGCGCTGGTTCCGGCCGGTTTTTCCGGACGACGTCCTGCGCTGCGAAAGCGAGATACTGGACAAGACCCCGTCCAAGAGCCGCCCGGAGATGGGCTCCTACCGAGGGCGCACGACGGTTTTCAACCAGGATGACGACGCCGTGTTGTCGTTCATTTCGATCGGATTGATCCGGAAGCGGCCGCAGAAAGAATAA
- a CDS encoding tRNA (cytidine(34)-2'-O)-methyltransferase: MRIALYQPDIAGNVGTILRTATCLGVQVDIIEPCGFPFSDRRLKRAGMDYAAAAEVNRHADWNAFSESQPGRIALLTVAGDTPLPEARFAPGDVLLAGSESAGVPDHVHDAAALRIRIPVRAGFRSLNVAIATGIALGEALRQTGEWPR; the protein is encoded by the coding sequence ATGCGAATTGCCCTGTACCAGCCCGATATCGCCGGAAATGTGGGAACGATATTGCGGACCGCCACCTGTCTTGGAGTACAGGTCGACATCATCGAACCGTGCGGTTTTCCCTTTTCGGACCGCAGGTTGAAACGGGCGGGGATGGATTATGCCGCGGCGGCCGAAGTGAATCGCCACGCCGACTGGAACGCTTTCAGCGAGTCGCAACCCGGCCGGATCGCGCTCCTCACCGTGGCCGGCGATACCCCGCTTCCCGAAGCCAGATTCGCCCCGGGCGATGTGCTGCTGGCGGGCTCCGAAAGCGCGGGCGTGCCCGATCATGTCCATGATGCCGCGGCGCTGCGGATCCGCATTCCGGTGCGGGCGGGCTTTCGTTCCTTGAATGTCGCCATCGCAACGGGCATCGCTCTCGGCGAAGCATTGAGACAAACCGGAGAATGGCCCCGATGA
- a CDS encoding cytochrome c1, whose amino-acid sequence MVRVIGFLVGLGFVGVLAYSLIFGAIAFATEEEGGPTAYDYHEYAMDVSFPSDGPLGHFDRQQLQRGFQVFREVCAACHSLEYVAFRNLADLGFTEAEVDAIADQWPIQVPTVDENTGEDTTRNAVAADHFPLVYANEVAGRAANNNAYPPDLSLMTKARGEGAAYLYSLLVGYQDPPADLPEELQPGVGLYYNPYFPNLNLAMPTPLFPDQVTYADGTEATVEQMAYDVTAFLIWTAEPTMEERKATGWAVLIFLIFLTTLAFLAYKNIWRDQKH is encoded by the coding sequence ATGGTTCGCGTTATTGGATTTCTCGTCGGCCTCGGCTTTGTGGGCGTGCTGGCCTATTCGCTGATTTTCGGGGCCATCGCCTTCGCCACCGAAGAAGAGGGCGGCCCGACGGCTTACGACTATCATGAATATGCGATGGACGTCAGCTTCCCGAGCGATGGCCCGCTGGGTCATTTCGACCGGCAGCAGCTGCAGCGCGGTTTCCAGGTATTCCGCGAGGTCTGCGCCGCCTGTCACAGCCTCGAATATGTCGCGTTCCGCAATCTGGCCGATCTCGGCTTTACCGAAGCCGAAGTCGATGCGATCGCCGATCAGTGGCCGATCCAGGTGCCGACGGTGGACGAGAATACGGGTGAGGATACGACCCGCAATGCGGTCGCGGCCGATCATTTCCCGCTGGTCTATGCCAATGAAGTCGCCGGCCGGGCCGCAAACAACAATGCCTATCCGCCCGACTTGTCGCTGATGACCAAGGCGCGCGGAGAAGGCGCGGCCTATCTCTATTCACTGCTCGTCGGCTATCAGGATCCGCCCGCGGATTTGCCGGAGGAACTGCAGCCGGGCGTCGGGCTCTATTACAATCCCTATTTTCCGAACCTCAATCTCGCGATGCCGACGCCCCTCTTTCCCGACCAGGTGACCTATGCCGACGGGACCGAAGCGACGGTCGAGCAAATGGCGTACGACGTTACGGCTTTCCTGATCTGGACGGCTGAACCCACGATGGAAGAACGCAAGGCGACCGGCTGGGCGGTGCTGATCTTCCTGATCTTCCTCACGACGCTGGCCTTCCTCGCCTACAAGAATATCTGGCGCGACCAGAAGCATTGA
- a CDS encoding cytochrome b: MSFPWAEQYTPKSPFMKWMDERLPVPRLVYNSVGAGYPVPRNLNYFWNFGVLAGLALVIQIVTGIVLAMHYAANSEIAFASVEHIMRNVNSGWLMRYLHANGASFFFIVVYIHIFRGLYFGSYKAPREMVWLLGLVIFLLMMATAFMGYVLPWGQMSFWGAQVITGLFAAIPLVGETIQQWLLGGFAPDNAALNRFFSLHYLLPFVIAGCIILHIWALHLPGSNNPTGIDVKGPQDTIPFHPYYTAKDGFGAGVFLILLAFMVFFAPNFLGHADNYIEANPLSTPAHIVPEWYFWPFYAILRAFTVDFILPAKLWGVLAMFASILLLFFLPWLDKSPVRSGKFRPQFKIWFWVLVVDILVLGYCGGAPAEEPYVMISQIASMYYFAHFLIILPLISRTERPLPLPNSITEAVLGKDKSAAQPAAAE, translated from the coding sequence ATGAGCTTCCCCTGGGCAGAACAGTACACCCCCAAATCCCCTTTCATGAAATGGATGGACGAACGGCTGCCTGTGCCGCGCCTCGTCTATAACTCCGTCGGCGCCGGCTATCCGGTGCCCCGGAACCTCAACTATTTCTGGAATTTCGGCGTGCTCGCCGGCCTCGCGCTGGTGATCCAGATCGTCACCGGTATCGTGCTCGCCATGCATTATGCGGCGAACAGCGAAATCGCCTTCGCCTCGGTCGAGCACATCATGCGTAACGTGAATTCGGGCTGGCTCATGCGCTATCTGCATGCGAACGGCGCGAGCTTCTTCTTCATCGTCGTCTATATCCATATCTTCCGCGGGCTCTATTTCGGCTCCTACAAGGCGCCGCGCGAAATGGTGTGGCTGCTGGGCCTCGTCATCTTCCTGTTGATGATGGCGACCGCGTTCATGGGTTATGTCCTGCCTTGGGGCCAGATGAGCTTCTGGGGCGCGCAGGTCATCACCGGCCTGTTTGCGGCGATCCCGCTGGTCGGCGAAACCATCCAGCAATGGCTGCTCGGCGGTTTCGCGCCGGATAATGCCGCGCTCAACCGCTTCTTCTCGCTCCACTATCTTCTGCCGTTCGTGATCGCCGGCTGCATCATCCTCCATATCTGGGCGCTGCATCTGCCGGGTTCGAACAACCCGACCGGCATCGACGTAAAGGGGCCGCAGGACACGATTCCCTTCCATCCTTATTATACGGCGAAGGACGGTTTCGGCGCCGGCGTGTTCCTGATCCTGCTGGCGTTCATGGTGTTCTTCGCGCCGAACTTCCTCGGCCATGCGGACAATTATATCGAGGCGAACCCGCTTTCGACTCCGGCACATATCGTCCCCGAATGGTATTTCTGGCCATTCTACGCGATCCTGCGCGCCTTTACCGTGGACTTCATCCTCCCGGCGAAGCTCTGGGGCGTGCTCGCGATGTTCGCGTCGATCCTGCTGCTGTTCTTCCTGCCCTGGCTCGACAAGTCGCCGGTGCGCTCGGGCAAGTTCCGTCCGCAGTTCAAGATCTGGTTCTGGGTGCTGGTCGTCGACATCCTGGTGCTCGGCTATTGCGGCGGTGCGCCGGCCGAAGAACCGTATGTCATGATCAGCCAGATCGCGTCGATGTACTATTTCGCACATTTCCTCATCATCCTGCCGTTGATTTCGCGGACGGAACGGCCCTTGCCGTTGCCGAACTCGATCACCGAAGCGGTGCTCGGCAAGGATAAGAGCGCGGCGCAGCCCGCAGCGGCCGAATAA
- the hemF gene encoding oxygen-dependent coproporphyrinogen oxidase: MIELDAQQKAARAAFEKLRDRICAEYEAIEAEAGSDAKFVYTPWERPDETGMPGGGGVQGLIKGKVFEKAGVNVSTVAGQFSEEFSKTIHGAETDPRFFATGISLVAHMANPHVPAIHMNLRFLNTTKRWFGGGADLNPPIPYKEDTDFFHAELFKACDAHEPADYERFSKWADEYFWIPHRNVARGVGGIFFDHLEIDGDDAFNAHLAFADHVGDAFLKAFPALVRKRMDQEFSQEEEDRMLEWRGRYAEFNLVYDRGTLFGLKTGGNIDAILMSLPPRAIWK; this comes from the coding sequence ATGATCGAACTCGACGCCCAACAGAAAGCCGCGCGCGCGGCTTTCGAGAAACTGCGCGACCGGATCTGCGCCGAATATGAGGCGATCGAGGCGGAAGCCGGGAGCGATGCGAAATTCGTCTACACACCTTGGGAGCGGCCCGACGAAACCGGCATGCCGGGCGGCGGCGGCGTCCAGGGACTGATCAAGGGCAAGGTCTTCGAAAAGGCCGGGGTCAACGTGTCCACCGTGGCCGGCCAGTTCAGCGAGGAATTCTCGAAAACGATCCATGGCGCGGAAACCGACCCGCGCTTCTTCGCCACGGGGATCAGCCTCGTCGCGCACATGGCTAACCCGCACGTGCCCGCCATCCACATGAATCTGCGCTTTCTCAACACAACGAAACGCTGGTTCGGCGGCGGCGCGGACCTCAATCCGCCGATCCCCTACAAGGAGGATACCGATTTCTTCCATGCCGAGCTGTTCAAGGCGTGCGATGCGCACGAACCGGCCGATTATGAGCGATTCTCCAAATGGGCGGACGAATATTTCTGGATTCCGCACCGCAATGTCGCGCGCGGAGTCGGCGGCATTTTCTTCGATCATCTGGAGATCGACGGCGACGATGCGTTCAACGCGCACCTCGCCTTTGCCGACCATGTCGGCGACGCGTTCCTGAAAGCATTCCCGGCGCTCGTGCGCAAACGGATGGACCAGGAATTTTCCCAAGAAGAGGAAGACCGGATGCTCGAATGGCGAGGCCGCTATGCGGAGTTCAACCTCGTTTACGATCGCGGCACCCTGTTCGGGCTCAAGACCGGCGGCAATATCGATGCAATCCTGATGAGCCTGCCGCCCCGCGCGATATGGAAATGA
- the queE gene encoding 7-carboxy-7-deazaguanine synthase, which translates to MSYAVKEMFLTLQGEGMQTGRRAVFLRFAGCNLWTGREQDRATAVCRFCDTDFVGTDGENGARYADADAVAAKAGELWGADRAHAYIVCTGGEPLLQLDAALIDALHAAGFEIAVETNGTLPAPEGIDWLCVSPKAGSEVVQRSGDELKLVWPQDGIDPAELGGLDFSHFLIQPMDCDEGEAAMAAAMDYVRAHPEWRLTLQTHKMLGIP; encoded by the coding sequence ATGAGCTACGCCGTCAAGGAAATGTTCCTGACCCTGCAGGGGGAGGGGATGCAGACGGGGCGCCGCGCCGTCTTCCTGCGCTTCGCCGGCTGCAATCTCTGGACGGGTCGGGAGCAGGATCGCGCAACCGCCGTCTGCCGGTTCTGCGATACGGATTTCGTCGGGACCGATGGCGAGAATGGCGCGCGCTATGCCGACGCCGATGCCGTTGCGGCGAAGGCGGGCGAACTATGGGGCGCTGATCGCGCCCATGCCTATATCGTCTGCACGGGCGGCGAGCCGTTGCTCCAGCTCGATGCCGCACTGATCGACGCGCTGCATGCGGCGGGGTTCGAGATCGCGGTCGAAACCAACGGCACGCTTCCCGCGCCTGAGGGCATCGACTGGCTCTGCGTCAGCCCCAAGGCCGGGAGCGAGGTCGTCCAGCGATCGGGCGACGAGCTGAAACTGGTCTGGCCGCAGGACGGTATCGATCCGGCCGAACTGGGCGGATTGGACTTCTCCCATTTCCTGATCCAGCCCATGGACTGCGACGAGGGCGAGGCCGCGATGGCGGCGGCAATGGACTATGTCCGCGCGCATCCCGAATGGCGATTGACCCTCCAGACCCACAAGATGCTGGGCATTCCCTAG
- a CDS encoding adenine phosphoribosyltransferase, translating to MSGGAERNADLKALVRTIPDFPKPGIQFRDITTLLLDPAGFATSVERLAAMADGPIDAVAGVEARGFVFGAALAREMGAGLVLVRKRGKLPGKTLTEDYALEYGSDSLEMHHDAIPQGARILLVDDLLATGGTALAAVRLLRGAGATVGQSLFVIDLPDLGGGVKLREAGVSVESLVEFEGD from the coding sequence GTGAGCGGCGGGGCTGAGCGCAACGCCGATCTGAAGGCGCTGGTCCGAACGATCCCCGACTTTCCGAAGCCGGGGATCCAGTTTCGCGATATTACGACGTTGCTGCTGGACCCTGCGGGGTTCGCGACGTCGGTCGAGCGGCTCGCCGCGATGGCCGACGGACCGATCGACGCGGTTGCCGGCGTCGAGGCGAGAGGGTTCGTGTTCGGCGCGGCGCTGGCGCGCGAAATGGGGGCGGGGCTCGTGCTCGTGCGCAAGCGCGGCAAGCTGCCCGGAAAGACGCTGACCGAGGATTATGCGCTCGAATATGGCAGCGACAGCCTCGAGATGCATCATGACGCGATCCCGCAGGGCGCGCGCATCCTGCTCGTCGACGATCTGCTCGCGACCGGAGGGACCGCACTGGCCGCCGTCAGGCTGTTGCGGGGCGCGGGAGCGACCGTCGGTCAGTCGCTGTTCGTGATCGATCTGCCGGATCTGGGCGGCGGCGTGAAACTGCGCGAGGCCGGCGTTTCGGTTGAATCGCTGGTCGAATTCGAGGGCGATTAG